From Flavobacteriales bacterium, one genomic window encodes:
- the mutL gene encoding DNA mismatch repair endonuclease MutL, which translates to MSNIIQLLPDVVANQIAAGEVIQRPASTVKELMENAIDAEALTIQLIIKDAGKSLIQVIDDGKGMSEVDLRMSIERHATSKIKLAADLFALNTFGFRGEALASISAISHMVINSKPDNNDLGSQLIVEGGKVKSQEPDHCAKGTCISIKNLFYNVPARRNFLKSDAVETKHIIEEFLKVALINPDKQFELHHNNSEIYHLPSGPFRQRIVDIFGKGYNQKLVPVNEDTNILKISGFIGKPEFAKKTRGEQYFFVNNRYIKSSYLHHAVNSAYDQLLPHKNHPSYFLTLEIDPSLIDINIHPTKNEIKFENEREIYAIVMATVKNSLGKYNIVPSIDFEMEADITPNSISLNHHIVEPKISVDTDYNPFSTDSSNSSSSNRDLIPKSKKSPLEKSNIENWGKMFAQQEVIVDNNTDLIFQPENEEQGFLNESWQSDTLDEKSTPTNFQVLNKYIITESKDGIIIIDQQIAFERVIYEKQLQSLSTIDTSSQQLLFPINFSLPAGDAVLFQEIRENLSQIGFEIENFGKNSYVIQARPSSIKDDDVSGLIETVLEDLKNYTSSVSDGYNERIARSMAKRVGASKYGKLDVLEINNLVAQLFSCDMPHISPDGKNIFKSIATHELASMLTE; encoded by the coding sequence ATGTCGAATATAATTCAGCTTCTTCCTGATGTAGTTGCAAACCAAATTGCAGCCGGTGAAGTTATCCAGAGACCCGCTTCCACAGTTAAGGAATTAATGGAAAATGCAATCGATGCAGAAGCCTTAACTATTCAACTAATTATTAAAGATGCCGGCAAATCTTTGATTCAAGTTATTGATGATGGTAAAGGCATGTCGGAAGTAGATTTACGGATGAGTATCGAAAGACATGCGACTTCTAAAATCAAATTAGCAGCAGACCTATTTGCTTTAAATACTTTTGGCTTTAGAGGTGAAGCCCTCGCTTCCATATCTGCTATTTCTCACATGGTAATAAATTCAAAACCAGATAATAATGACCTCGGATCTCAATTAATAGTTGAAGGTGGAAAAGTAAAAAGCCAAGAACCAGATCACTGCGCAAAAGGAACCTGCATATCCATTAAAAACCTATTCTATAATGTACCTGCAAGAAGAAATTTTCTTAAATCTGATGCCGTAGAAACGAAGCATATTATTGAAGAATTCTTAAAAGTTGCTCTAATTAATCCGGATAAACAATTTGAACTTCACCACAACAACAGTGAAATATATCACCTCCCGAGTGGTCCTTTCAGACAACGTATTGTAGACATATTCGGCAAAGGATACAATCAAAAATTAGTACCGGTAAATGAAGACACAAACATTTTAAAAATTAGCGGTTTTATAGGCAAACCCGAATTCGCAAAAAAGACAAGAGGAGAACAATACTTCTTCGTGAACAACAGATACATCAAAAGTAGTTATTTACATCATGCCGTTAATAGCGCTTACGATCAATTACTTCCTCATAAAAACCACCCATCCTACTTCCTCACACTAGAAATCGATCCTTCTTTAATTGATATTAATATTCATCCGACTAAGAACGAAATTAAATTTGAAAACGAAAGGGAGATATATGCAATCGTTATGGCTACTGTCAAGAATTCTCTTGGCAAATACAACATAGTGCCTTCAATTGATTTCGAGATGGAAGCGGACATCACCCCAAATTCCATTTCTTTAAATCACCATATAGTAGAACCTAAAATCAGTGTAGATACGGACTACAACCCTTTCAGTACCGATTCTTCGAATTCATCCTCTAGTAATCGAGATCTTATTCCTAAATCTAAAAAATCCCCATTAGAAAAATCGAACATCGAAAATTGGGGAAAAATGTTTGCTCAACAGGAGGTAATCGTTGATAACAATACAGATCTCATCTTTCAACCAGAGAATGAAGAGCAGGGCTTTTTAAATGAATCTTGGCAAAGTGATACACTAGATGAAAAATCTACTCCAACTAACTTTCAGGTATTGAATAAATATATTATTACAGAGAGTAAAGATGGTATCATCATAATTGATCAACAAATCGCATTTGAAAGGGTTATCTATGAGAAGCAACTACAGAGCCTTTCAACTATAGATACTTCTTCTCAACAACTCTTATTCCCGATTAACTTCTCATTGCCTGCTGGAGACGCTGTATTATTCCAAGAAATAAGAGAAAACTTATCTCAAATAGGGTTCGAAATAGAAAATTTTGGAAAAAACAGCTATGTTATTCAAGCTCGTCCGTCTTCAATAAAAGATGACGATGTAAGTGGACTGATTGAGACCGTATTAGAAGATTTAAAAAACTATACAAGTTCTGTATCGGATGGTTATAATGAAAGAATAGCAAGAAGCATGGCCAAAAGAGTTGGTGCGTCTAAATATGGTAAATTAGACGTTTTGGAAATTAACAATTTGGTTGCACAGCTTTTCTCTTGCGATATGCCTCACATTTCTCCTGATGGAAAAAACATATTTAAAAGCATAGCTACACATGAGTTAGCGTCAATGCTAACAGAATAA
- a CDS encoding rhomboid family intramembrane serine protease produces the protein MNQFRPSTFKVLPDIVKNLLIINGLFFLATITIDNVFNFDITKLLGLYPIGSANFNMYQYATYIFMHATMGHIISNMFSLWMFGSTIENYWGPKKFLIYYLVTGIGAGVLFSFYTYYNTSQLLASVEMLQNGATPDLFRAFVSEHVSGTYGSIRESFYEQWMNNPDEIYYKDQAVAFAQQVVNRRLEQPTIGASGSVFGILLAFGMLFPNMELRLYFLVPIKAKYFVIAYGAFELYNGVSNNPGDNIAHFAHLGGMLIGFLLIKYWDSNRDQNQFN, from the coding sequence TTGAATCAGTTTAGACCAAGCACATTTAAAGTACTTCCGGATATAGTAAAGAATTTACTTATCATCAATGGTTTGTTTTTTTTGGCAACCATTACTATTGATAACGTATTCAACTTTGATATAACAAAACTTCTAGGCCTATACCCTATCGGCTCCGCGAATTTCAATATGTATCAATACGCTACATACATCTTTATGCATGCCACGATGGGGCATATTATATCAAACATGTTCTCACTATGGATGTTTGGCAGTACAATTGAGAATTACTGGGGACCAAAAAAATTCTTGATCTATTATCTCGTAACAGGTATCGGTGCGGGTGTATTGTTTTCTTTTTATACCTACTATAACACATCTCAATTACTAGCCAGTGTTGAAATGCTTCAGAATGGGGCTACACCTGATTTATTTAGAGCTTTTGTATCCGAACACGTATCTGGCACGTATGGCTCTATCAGAGAAAGTTTCTATGAACAATGGATGAACAACCCGGATGAAATATATTACAAAGACCAAGCCGTGGCATTCGCACAACAAGTAGTAAACCGCCGATTAGAACAACCAACAATTGGGGCTTCAGGCTCTGTATTTGGTATTTTACTTGCATTCGGAATGCTTTTCCCAAATATGGAACTTCGACTCTATTTTCTCGTTCCCATAAAGGCAAAATACTTTGTAATAGCTTATGGAGCGTTCGAGTTATACAACGGTGTTAGCAACAACCCAGGTGATAATATAGCACACTTTGCACATCTTGGCGGAATGCTTATTGGTTTCTTACTTATTAAATATTGGGATTCAAATAGGGATCAAAATCAATTCAATTAG
- a CDS encoding rhomboid family intramembrane serine protease, protein MSAIQDEINKVFKKKDNQLIILIFVNVAAYLILNIIGNFGGSSAFEYITNWFTLSSEPSKFITHFWTIFTYMFVHYEFMGHLLFNMLWLYWMGQLFESQLGSKRLMGLYLLGGLAGGVLYFILYLFIDQGSYLLGASAGVMAIVIAVATLIPNQKVNLMFIGPVALKYVAAVIFILTSITDFQENTGGKIAHIGGALMGYIYIIQFRKGKDYAGNFYGFLTALLKGITRKKSSLKVAHKRPETDDQYQKRKSTNQRQIDIILDKISKSGYESLSAEEKRILFDESNKN, encoded by the coding sequence ATGAGTGCAATTCAAGACGAGATAAACAAAGTGTTTAAGAAGAAAGATAATCAGCTAATTATCTTAATTTTTGTAAATGTTGCTGCCTATTTAATTCTTAATATAATCGGGAATTTCGGAGGGAGTTCGGCATTCGAATATATAACCAATTGGTTCACACTATCAAGTGAACCAAGTAAGTTCATTACACATTTCTGGACAATCTTTACTTACATGTTCGTTCATTACGAATTCATGGGTCATCTTCTATTCAACATGCTTTGGCTCTACTGGATGGGACAATTATTCGAGAGTCAACTTGGATCAAAAAGACTAATGGGACTTTATCTACTAGGCGGCTTAGCAGGTGGTGTTCTGTATTTTATTCTCTATTTATTTATCGACCAAGGTTCATACCTACTTGGAGCTTCAGCAGGTGTAATGGCTATTGTTATTGCCGTCGCAACACTTATTCCAAATCAAAAAGTTAACCTAATGTTTATTGGACCTGTTGCATTAAAATACGTGGCAGCCGTAATTTTCATTTTAACTTCAATAACCGATTTTCAAGAAAATACAGGTGGAAAAATCGCACATATAGGTGGCGCTCTGATGGGATATATTTACATTATCCAATTCCGAAAAGGAAAAGATTACGCAGGAAATTTCTATGGATTCCTGACAGCACTACTCAAAGGAATTACTAGAAAGAAATCTTCTTTAAAAGTTGCCCATAAACGGCCCGAAACAGACGATCAATATCAAAAACGCAAGAGCACCAACCAGAGGCAAATAGATATTATTTTAGATAAAATATCCAAAAGCGGCTATGAGAGTCTAAGTGCAGAAGAAAAAAGAATTCTTTTCGACGAAAGCAATAAAAATTAA
- a CDS encoding endonuclease/exonuclease/phosphatase family protein: MKNLTTRLVLYINYFFAFLLGLAYLNPFIDASIFWVTAFLGIVFPYLVIANFLFVVFWGLVKSNKIFISLLLLIAGYSYYPSMIQFNLAGGGKPSVKSSIKVMSYNVRLFDLYGWRKEKETKNDIMNLVLEENADIVCFQEFFYSDDKSYYKTLETIKEIPKTKYEHIQDIEWDTRKKHHWGIATFSKYPIFNKGQVRFDNQGNDLCIYSDIVIETDTIRVYNLHLASVGLKREDYAFLDKLNDTDNQEQIKGLTTISLRIKDAFARRSGQAKKIKEHMDKCNYHTLVCGDFNDTPFSYVFNTIANDMMDSFENGGQLMGPTYIGKFPSVRIDFILHSNQIKSDNYNRINKEYSDHYPITTYLSFQKETNL, translated from the coding sequence TTGAAAAATCTTACCACACGACTCGTATTATATATTAATTATTTTTTCGCGTTTCTTCTTGGACTCGCCTATTTAAATCCATTTATAGATGCATCTATATTTTGGGTTACTGCCTTCTTAGGTATTGTTTTTCCATATCTCGTTATAGCAAACTTTCTCTTCGTTGTTTTCTGGGGGCTAGTGAAATCAAATAAAATTTTTATCTCACTCTTACTTCTTATAGCTGGTTACAGCTACTATCCGAGCATGATTCAATTCAACCTAGCCGGAGGGGGAAAACCTTCAGTTAAATCATCTATTAAGGTAATGTCTTACAATGTGCGACTATTTGATTTGTATGGCTGGCGAAAAGAAAAAGAAACAAAGAATGATATAATGAATCTTGTTCTTGAAGAAAACGCTGATATAGTATGCTTTCAGGAGTTTTTCTATTCCGATGATAAGAGCTACTATAAGACTCTTGAAACAATTAAAGAAATTCCAAAAACTAAATACGAGCATATACAGGATATAGAATGGGACACAAGAAAAAAACACCATTGGGGAATTGCAACTTTTAGCAAATACCCAATTTTCAATAAAGGTCAAGTTCGCTTTGATAACCAAGGAAATGATCTCTGTATATATAGTGATATCGTTATCGAAACAGATACAATAAGAGTGTACAACCTTCACTTAGCTTCAGTAGGCCTTAAAAGAGAAGATTATGCTTTCTTAGACAAATTGAATGATACAGATAACCAAGAGCAGATAAAAGGACTGACAACGATCAGCTTAAGAATAAAAGATGCTTTTGCTCGACGCTCCGGTCAAGCAAAAAAAATCAAGGAGCACATGGATAAATGCAATTACCATACATTAGTTTGTGGTGACTTTAATGACACGCCTTTTAGTTATGTGTTTAATACTATCGCTAATGATATGATGGATTCTTTCGAAAACGGTGGACAGCTTATGGGTCCTACTTATATCGGGAAATTCCCATCTGTCCGGATAGATTTCATACTCCACAGTAACCAAATAAAGTCAGATAATTACAATAGAATAAACAAAGAGTATTCAGATCATTATCCAATTACTACATACCTAAGTTTCCAGAAAGAGACTAATTTGTAA
- a CDS encoding ABC transporter substrate-binding protein, which translates to MRIKECIYFAAILVIVGCSNGRNSGEGKTVFRYNEPGGIVSLDPAYAGNVEDMWVISQMFNGLVQMDETLGIQPSIAKSWEVSEDGLVYRFSLRDDVFFHDHELFKEGKGRKVVASDFVNSYFRLTDMEVASTGGWLLKNIDDSEKSNHLGFVAENDSTLKIFLKRPSSSFLSKLTMAYFSVVPYEIVEHYGKEFRRNPIGTGPFKFKLWKEGIKIVLVKNDSYFEFEDTTRLPYLDAVAISFSSDPQRNVEFLEFLKGNLDCYSGQLPPSLKDEVFHRNGELTDKYKGRIKVEKQTWLKTDYLGFLMDESLDMVKGSPYAIKEVRQAINYGINKKKLIEYVRGGIGYPAISGFVPKGMPSYNEKIVKGFAYDPDKSRALLRKAGFPNGEGLPKLSLGMTTTEKEIYEFVQGQLADIGIEIELNINPTAIHRQKRTSSGLNFFQRNWVGDYRDAANFLGLFYSPNPNSLNNTRFNNKEFDALYEKAIIELNDSIRHTYHQKMDSILVEEAPIVPLFYDEVLFLTQKNVEGLGTNPLKALVLKRVQITN; encoded by the coding sequence ATGAGAATTAAGGAATGCATTTATTTTGCCGCTATTTTAGTGATTGTAGGCTGTTCAAATGGAAGAAATAGTGGAGAAGGGAAAACGGTTTTTAGGTACAATGAGCCAGGAGGGATAGTTTCTTTAGATCCTGCTTATGCAGGAAATGTTGAAGACATGTGGGTTATTTCTCAAATGTTTAATGGTTTAGTTCAAATGGATGAAACTCTTGGTATCCAGCCAAGTATTGCTAAGTCTTGGGAGGTGAGCGAAGATGGTTTGGTGTATAGGTTTAGCTTAAGAGACGATGTTTTTTTTCACGACCATGAATTGTTTAAAGAAGGTAAGGGGCGAAAAGTTGTAGCTTCTGATTTTGTGAACAGCTACTTCCGGTTAACAGATATGGAGGTTGCTTCCACAGGGGGGTGGCTTCTTAAAAATATCGACGATAGCGAAAAAAGCAATCATTTGGGCTTCGTTGCAGAGAACGATTCTACCCTGAAGATCTTTCTTAAACGTCCTTCATCCTCTTTTCTTTCCAAATTAACCATGGCTTATTTCTCTGTAGTGCCTTATGAGATTGTAGAGCATTACGGGAAGGAATTTAGAAGAAACCCAATCGGAACCGGACCATTTAAATTTAAATTATGGAAAGAGGGTATAAAGATCGTTTTGGTGAAGAATGACAGCTATTTTGAATTTGAGGACACTACTAGGCTTCCTTATTTAGATGCGGTCGCTATCTCTTTTAGCTCAGATCCACAACGTAACGTAGAGTTTCTTGAGTTTTTGAAAGGAAACTTAGATTGCTATTCAGGGCAGTTACCTCCTTCCTTAAAGGATGAAGTGTTTCATAGGAACGGAGAATTAACGGATAAGTACAAGGGTAGAATTAAAGTAGAGAAACAGACTTGGCTTAAAACAGATTATTTAGGTTTTTTAATGGATGAAAGTTTGGACATGGTTAAAGGCAGTCCATATGCTATTAAGGAGGTTCGGCAGGCAATTAATTATGGAATAAATAAAAAGAAATTAATAGAGTATGTAAGAGGCGGGATTGGTTATCCAGCAATTTCAGGTTTTGTACCTAAAGGGATGCCTTCTTATAATGAGAAAATAGTGAAGGGATTTGCTTACGATCCGGATAAGTCAAGGGCTTTATTGAGGAAAGCTGGTTTCCCGAATGGAGAGGGTCTGCCTAAATTGTCGTTAGGAATGACAACAACTGAAAAGGAGATTTACGAATTTGTTCAGGGGCAATTAGCGGATATTGGTATTGAGATAGAGTTAAATATTAATCCTACTGCTATACATCGTCAAAAGAGAACAAGTTCAGGGTTAAATTTCTTTCAAAGAAACTGGGTGGGCGATTACCGTGATGCAGCTAATTTTTTAGGTTTGTTTTACAGTCCCAATCCCAATAGTCTTAATAATACCAGATTTAATAACAAGGAGTTTGATGCTCTTTATGAGAAAGCTATTATTGAATTGAATGACTCGATTAGGCATACTTATCATCAGAAAATGGATAGCATTCTTGTTGAGGAAGCTCCAATTGTTCCTTTGTTCTATGATGAAGTATTGTTTTTAACGCAAAAAAACGTTGAAGGACTAGGAACGAATCCTTTAAAAGCATTAGTGTTGAAAAGGGTCCAAATTACAAATTAG